Proteins co-encoded in one Paraburkholderia edwinii genomic window:
- a CDS encoding sigma-70 family RNA polymerase sigma factor, whose translation MDGTPSPSDASFEALRRKLVAHAQRMLGSRAEAEDVVQDAWLKWHGASPADVRSPDAWLTTVTTRLAIDRLRRLRIERASHVSGKLPQSWLADALAPAADEPASHASDMSYGVMLLLERLKPDERAAFVLHEALDCDYAEIAKILAKTPVHCRQIVHRAKERLRRAGAPSKAADPAEHARLVERLRAAIDAQDRIELVRLFRVSVQIEEDGGRVDGTSTNTTSASAISMLSAQVPPPEFSLSAVRRLLRQIANQPASWTRCGAVPVDIDA comes from the coding sequence ATGGACGGTACCCCGTCCCCATCCGACGCAAGCTTCGAAGCGCTGCGCCGCAAACTCGTCGCACACGCGCAGCGCATGCTCGGCAGCCGCGCCGAAGCCGAAGATGTCGTGCAGGACGCGTGGCTCAAATGGCACGGCGCATCGCCCGCAGACGTCCGCTCGCCCGACGCATGGCTCACCACCGTCACGACGCGCCTCGCGATCGATCGCCTGCGCCGCTTGCGGATCGAGCGCGCCTCGCATGTTTCCGGGAAGCTGCCGCAATCGTGGCTCGCCGACGCGCTCGCCCCCGCCGCCGACGAACCCGCATCTCACGCATCGGACATGTCGTACGGCGTCATGCTGCTGCTCGAGCGCCTGAAACCCGACGAGCGCGCGGCATTCGTGCTGCACGAAGCGCTCGACTGCGACTACGCGGAAATCGCCAAGATCCTCGCGAAGACGCCGGTTCATTGCCGGCAGATCGTGCATCGTGCGAAAGAACGCTTGCGGCGCGCGGGCGCGCCGTCGAAAGCGGCGGACCCGGCCGAGCATGCGCGGCTCGTCGAGCGCTTGCGCGCGGCAATCGACGCTCAGGACCGTATCGAACTCGTGCGCCTGTTCCGCGTCAGCGTGCAGATCGAGGAAGACGGTGGACGCGTCGACGGTACGTCGACGAACACAACCTCCGCATCGGCGATATCGATGCTCAGCGCGCAAGTGCCGCCGCCAGAATTCAGCCTGTCCGCCGTCCGCCGCCTGCTGCGGCAAATCGCAAATCAGCCGGCGTCATGGACGCGGTGCGGCGCCGTCCCAGTTGATATCGACGCATAG
- the clpP gene encoding ATP-dependent Clp endopeptidase proteolytic subunit ClpP: protein MHVRYPTLSASPSGLNLVPTVIEQSGRGERAYDIYSRLLRERIVFLVGPVNEQSASLIVAQLLFLESENPDKDIAFYINSPGGSVYDGLAIYDTMQFIKPDVSTLCTGFAASMGTFLLAAGAKGKRYALPNARIMIHQPSGGSQGTASDVEIQAKEVIYLRGRLNALLAERTDQTVAQIEADTDRDNFMSADAAKTYGLIDDVLETRAALAHKENANAL from the coding sequence ATGCACGTGCGCTACCCCACCCTGTCAGCTTCCCCCTCCGGCCTTAACCTCGTGCCGACCGTCATCGAACAGTCGGGCCGCGGCGAGCGCGCCTACGACATCTATTCGCGGCTGCTGCGCGAACGCATCGTGTTTCTGGTCGGCCCGGTCAACGAACAGTCGGCAAGCCTGATCGTCGCGCAGTTGCTGTTTCTCGAATCGGAGAACCCCGATAAGGATATTGCGTTCTACATCAATTCGCCAGGCGGCTCCGTCTATGACGGTCTCGCGATCTACGACACGATGCAGTTCATCAAGCCCGACGTGTCGACGCTATGCACCGGCTTTGCTGCGAGCATGGGCACGTTTCTGCTGGCCGCAGGCGCAAAAGGCAAACGCTACGCGCTGCCGAATGCGCGGATCATGATCCACCAACCGTCGGGCGGCAGCCAGGGCACAGCGTCGGACGTCGAGATCCAGGCGAAGGAAGTGATTTATCTGCGTGGGCGGCTCAACGCTTTGCTTGCCGAGCGCACGGACCAAACCGTCGCGCAGATCGAAGCGGACACCGACCGCGACAACTTCATGTCCGCCGACGCTGCGAAAACGTATGGGCTGATCGACGATGTGCTCGAAACCCGCGCGGCGCTCGCGCACAAGGAGAACGCAAACGCGCTGTAG
- a CDS encoding NYN domain-containing protein, with the protein MASSFDTVSMALFCDFENVALGVRDAKYEKFDIKLVLERLLLKGSIVVKKAYCDWERYKGFKAAMHEANFELIEIPHVRQSGKNSADIRLVVDALDLCYTKSHVNTFVIISGDSDFSPLVSKLRENAKQVIGVGVQRSTSDLLTANCDEFIFYDDLVRESQRAAAKREAARAPQPSAKRAPDSDKQRKEDLDTRKTKAIDLAVQTFDALATERGDSGKIWASVLKNAIKRRKPDFNETYYGFRAFGNLLEEAQARGLLEVGRDEKSGTYVYRNVVAGPAGETAVESAVEAVREFGGERASRGESESQAAVEVLREVIDGPQATLAASAEAAADAEELESREQDGRDERDVPGARAAAGQAPADHAGGRNRKRTERKPAAKKAKKPKKGSAEGGGQAAESAGPVNAELPFLAEASHEQDAAHESQHEVAASAAGTGSAETGKPGKTARKSTSRGRRPRKATTAAGAE; encoded by the coding sequence ATGGCGTCATCTTTCGACACCGTCAGCATGGCGCTGTTCTGCGACTTCGAAAACGTCGCGCTCGGCGTGCGCGACGCAAAGTACGAAAAATTCGATATCAAGCTCGTGCTCGAGCGTCTGCTGCTCAAAGGCAGCATCGTCGTCAAGAAAGCGTATTGCGACTGGGAGCGTTACAAAGGCTTCAAGGCGGCCATGCACGAAGCGAATTTCGAGCTGATCGAAATTCCGCATGTGCGGCAATCGGGCAAGAATTCAGCCGATATCCGCCTTGTCGTCGATGCGCTCGACCTGTGCTACACGAAGTCGCACGTGAACACCTTTGTGATTATCAGCGGCGATTCGGACTTCTCGCCGCTCGTATCGAAACTGCGCGAGAACGCGAAACAGGTGATCGGCGTCGGCGTGCAGCGTTCGACATCCGACCTGCTCACCGCGAATTGCGACGAGTTTATTTTCTACGACGACCTGGTCCGCGAAAGCCAGCGCGCCGCCGCCAAACGCGAGGCGGCACGCGCGCCGCAACCATCGGCGAAGCGCGCGCCCGACAGCGACAAGCAGCGCAAGGAAGATCTCGATACGCGCAAGACGAAGGCGATCGATCTCGCCGTGCAGACCTTCGATGCGCTTGCGACCGAACGCGGCGACAGCGGCAAGATCTGGGCGTCGGTGCTGAAAAATGCGATCAAACGGCGCAAGCCCGATTTCAACGAAACGTATTACGGCTTTCGCGCGTTCGGCAATCTGCTCGAAGAAGCGCAGGCGCGTGGTCTGCTCGAAGTTGGGCGCGACGAGAAGTCAGGCACTTATGTGTATCGCAACGTGGTAGCGGGGCCGGCGGGCGAGACGGCGGTGGAGTCCGCGGTCGAGGCGGTCCGTGAGTTCGGTGGCGAGCGCGCGAGCCGCGGCGAAAGCGAATCGCAAGCCGCTGTGGAGGTGCTGCGCGAGGTCATCGATGGTCCGCAGGCGACGCTTGCGGCGTCTGCCGAAGCAGCGGCCGATGCAGAAGAGCTGGAGTCTCGCGAGCAGGATGGGCGGGACGAACGAGACGTACCAGGCGCACGCGCCGCGGCGGGGCAAGCACCGGCTGACCATGCCGGCGGTCGCAACCGGAAACGCACCGAACGCAAACCGGCCGCGAAAAAAGCGAAGAAGCCAAAGAAGGGATCGGCCGAAGGCGGCGGTCAGGCGGCGGAATCGGCGGGGCCCGTCAATGCGGAGTTGCCGTTTCTTGCGGAGGCTTCGCACGAGCAGGACGCAGCGCACGAATCCCAACACGAAGTCGCCGCTTCCGCTGCCGGAACCGGGAGCGCGGAAACCGGAAAGCCCGGCAAAACCGCACGCAAGTCGACGTCTCGCGGACGGCGGCCGCGCAAGGCCACGACGGCCGCGGGCGCGGAGTGA
- a CDS encoding LysE family transporter produces MSYLPQLALVAGVMLLACASPGPDLMAVTSQALARRRAGLSAACGIATSHALWATLAIFGLGLILAQLAWLYGAIRVAGALYLIYLGIRMLAGLGQPAGKLEASAAAASSMRGAYRRGLLVGLTNPKGAAFFGGLFVTVLPAHAPSWVHAATVAVVTLVSLGWFNAMAIVFSMQRVQNGYGRIRKVVDGAMGTILIALGAKLALDR; encoded by the coding sequence ATGAGCTATCTCCCTCAACTCGCGCTGGTGGCCGGCGTCATGCTGCTCGCGTGCGCGAGCCCTGGGCCCGACCTGATGGCCGTTACGTCGCAGGCGTTGGCGAGGCGCCGCGCCGGACTCTCTGCCGCGTGCGGCATTGCGACGTCGCATGCGTTATGGGCGACGCTCGCGATCTTCGGGCTCGGCCTGATCCTCGCGCAACTCGCGTGGCTCTACGGCGCGATCCGCGTGGCCGGCGCGCTTTATCTGATCTATCTCGGCATCAGGATGCTCGCCGGTCTGGGTCAGCCGGCGGGTAAGCTCGAAGCGAGCGCTGCGGCCGCATCCAGCATGCGTGGCGCGTATCGCCGCGGACTCCTGGTTGGCCTGACCAATCCGAAAGGCGCGGCATTTTTCGGCGGATTGTTTGTCACCGTGTTGCCCGCGCATGCGCCGTCATGGGTCCATGCGGCGACGGTCGCCGTGGTTACCCTCGTATCGCTTGGCTGGTTCAACGCGATGGCCATCGTGTTTTCGATGCAGCGCGTGCAGAACGGCTACGGCCGCATCCGCAAGGTTGTTGACGGCGCGATGGGCACGATTCTGATCGCGCTCGGAGCAAAGCTCGCGCTCGACCGGTAA
- a CDS encoding PAS domain-containing sensor histidine kinase, which translates to MTPELDSLNLLDTAPALIWNGSPDGGAASLNAAWTRYTGRPLTELLGFGWQRLLHPDDLYCVQEGCARAHGGNADRRMHVRILDASGCYQRFLVSISANDANGADHGVDHDAPGGFAAAAIRFAECRADEPAHGTGERDLRFPWGHVPVMVWSTQADGYLDFVNDRWVRFTGMTLDRAQGWGWQEAVHPDDRERSMQVWRQLLVSGVEGSCEFRLGNDGRGYRWCMSIVKPRRDASGRIVRWYGAILDIEDRKRAEDALRLSEAYLTDAQRLSHTGSFALNPHTGALFWSHEMYRLYEYERGTKIDLDAVFARTHPDDIDEATRAFERLGAGDHEVDTTHRLMMPDGRVKDIRLLAHPVDYKGGKTEYAGAVIDISEAKQAERRLQQAHDDLAHATRIATLGELTASIAHEVSQPLAAIAANGAASLRWLARTEPDVGEAWLAVERMIKDAQRATDVVRQLRALARKDGTVRRLDDVNRIIQDTVLLAQPQLSKSRVVLKLELCPQLPRVEVHAVQLQQVLINLMTNGSQSMDRVDGARVLTVISSASVDGGVRVVVRDVGTGIAANDQEKLFSPFFTTKQDGMGMGLSICKTIIESHGGTITASNNAGPGAQVVVELPGAFRPERYTSARTRKADNPNLSSLMGGGTP; encoded by the coding sequence ATGACACCCGAACTCGATTCACTCAATCTGCTCGACACGGCGCCCGCACTGATCTGGAACGGCTCACCTGATGGCGGCGCGGCGTCGCTCAATGCAGCGTGGACGCGTTATACGGGCAGGCCTCTGACCGAGTTGCTCGGCTTCGGCTGGCAGCGGCTGTTGCATCCCGACGACCTCTACTGCGTGCAGGAAGGCTGTGCGCGCGCGCATGGCGGCAACGCCGACCGGCGCATGCACGTGCGCATTCTCGACGCGAGCGGCTGTTATCAGCGGTTTCTCGTCAGCATCAGCGCGAATGACGCGAACGGCGCGGACCACGGGGTGGACCATGATGCGCCCGGCGGTTTCGCGGCCGCGGCGATCCGCTTCGCTGAATGCCGCGCGGACGAGCCAGCGCATGGCACAGGCGAACGCGATCTGCGCTTTCCGTGGGGCCATGTGCCCGTGATGGTCTGGAGTACCCAGGCAGACGGCTACCTCGATTTCGTCAACGACCGTTGGGTGCGCTTCACCGGCATGACGCTCGACCGCGCGCAAGGTTGGGGCTGGCAGGAAGCCGTGCATCCGGACGATCGCGAGCGTTCGATGCAGGTGTGGCGGCAGCTGCTCGTTAGCGGTGTCGAAGGTTCGTGCGAATTCCGGCTCGGCAACGACGGGCGCGGCTATCGCTGGTGCATGTCGATCGTGAAGCCGCGGCGCGACGCATCGGGGCGCATCGTACGCTGGTACGGCGCGATTCTCGATATCGAAGACCGCAAGCGCGCCGAAGACGCATTGCGGTTGAGCGAAGCGTATCTGACCGACGCGCAGCGCCTGAGCCATACCGGCAGCTTCGCGCTGAATCCGCATACCGGGGCGCTTTTCTGGTCCCACGAAATGTATCGACTCTACGAATACGAGCGCGGCACGAAGATCGATCTGGATGCCGTATTCGCGCGCACGCATCCCGACGATATCGACGAAGCGACGCGTGCGTTCGAGCGGCTCGGCGCCGGCGATCATGAAGTCGACACCACGCATCGGCTGATGATGCCTGACGGTCGAGTCAAGGATATTCGCCTGCTTGCGCACCCTGTCGACTACAAGGGCGGCAAGACCGAGTATGCGGGCGCGGTCATCGACATCAGCGAAGCGAAGCAGGCCGAACGGCGTCTGCAGCAGGCGCACGACGACCTCGCACACGCGACGCGTATCGCGACACTCGGCGAACTCACCGCATCGATTGCGCACGAGGTGAGCCAGCCGCTCGCGGCCATCGCCGCGAACGGCGCGGCCAGTTTGCGTTGGCTCGCGCGCACCGAGCCGGACGTCGGCGAAGCGTGGCTCGCGGTCGAGCGGATGATCAAGGATGCGCAGCGCGCGACCGATGTGGTCCGGCAACTGCGCGCGCTCGCGCGCAAGGACGGCACCGTGCGCAGGCTCGACGACGTGAACCGCATCATTCAGGACACCGTGCTGCTCGCGCAGCCTCAGCTATCGAAGAGTCGCGTCGTGCTGAAGCTCGAGCTGTGTCCGCAACTGCCGCGCGTCGAAGTGCATGCGGTGCAGCTGCAGCAGGTGCTGATCAACCTGATGACGAACGGCAGCCAGTCGATGGACCGCGTCGACGGCGCGCGCGTGCTGACGGTGATCTCGTCGGCGAGCGTGGACGGCGGCGTGCGTGTGGTTGTGCGCGACGTCGGCACCGGCATCGCGGCGAACGATCAGGAAAAGCTTTTTTCGCCGTTCTTCACGACCAAGCAGGACGGCATGGGAATGGGGCTGTCGATTTGCAAGACGATCATCGAAAGCCACGGCGGCACGATCACGGCCAGCAATAACGCGGGACCCGGCGCGCAGGTCGTGGTCGAACTGCCGGGCGCCTTCCGGCCCGAACGGTACACGAGCGCGCGCACCCGGAAAGCGGATAACCCGAACCTCTCGAGTCTGATGGGTGGCGGCACGCCATAA
- a CDS encoding superoxide dismutase, whose amino-acid sequence MEHQLPPLPFAKNALAPHMSEETLEFHYGKHHQTYVTNLNNLIKGTEYENLTLEEIVKKSSGGVFNNSAQVWNHTFFWNSLKPQGGGQPTGALAEAINKKWGSFDKFKEEFTKTAVGTFGSGWAWLVKKPDGSLDLVSTSNAATPLTTDAKPLLTIDVWEHAYYIDYRNARPKFVEAYWNIVNWDFAAKNFA is encoded by the coding sequence ATGGAACATCAGCTCCCGCCTCTGCCGTTCGCGAAAAACGCACTCGCGCCGCACATGTCCGAAGAGACGCTCGAGTTTCATTACGGCAAGCATCACCAGACCTATGTGACTAACCTGAATAATCTGATCAAGGGCACCGAGTACGAAAATCTGACGCTTGAAGAAATCGTCAAGAAATCGTCGGGCGGCGTGTTCAACAATTCGGCTCAAGTGTGGAATCACACGTTCTTCTGGAATAGCCTGAAGCCGCAAGGCGGCGGCCAACCGACCGGCGCGCTCGCAGAAGCGATCAACAAGAAGTGGGGTTCCTTCGACAAGTTCAAGGAAGAGTTCACGAAGACGGCAGTCGGCACGTTCGGCTCGGGCTGGGCCTGGCTTGTGAAGAAGCCGGACGGCTCGCTCGACCTCGTCTCGACGAGCAATGCGGCCACGCCGCTCACCACCGACGCGAAGCCGCTGCTCACGATCGACGTATGGGAACACGCGTACTACATCGACTATCGCAATGCACGTCCGAAGTTCGTCGAAGCATACTGGAACATCGTGAACTGGGACTTCGCAGCGAAGAACTTCGCCTGA
- the xseA gene encoding exodeoxyribonuclease VII large subunit, with the protein MNSDSPFASSIPSGADAVVPVSVLNRAIGTMLERSFPLVWVSGEVSNFTRAASGHWYFSIKDAQAQMRCVMFRGRAQYAEFTPREGDRIEVRALVTMYEPRGELQLNVEAVRRTGQGRLYEAFLKLKAQLEAEGLFAAERKRPLPAHPRSIGIVTSLQAAALRDVLTTLSRRAPHIPVIVYPAPVQGVGVGARLAAMVETANARREVDVLIVCRGGGSIEDLWAFNEEVLARAIAASEVPVVSGVGHETDFTIADFAADVRAPTPTGAAELVSPQRVLLLRDLDHRHAALARGFGRMMERRAQQLDWLARRLVSPAERLARQRTHLHQLSVRLASAGARPVRDARARFALLRMRWQRWCPDVTVHRSALARLDERLRNAFVRRHERDAAHIAALAARLEVLSPQRTFERGYAALLDAQNGRAVRAPTALKPGRRLTVHLAEGSADIALSDVQPRLTEGF; encoded by the coding sequence ATGAATTCAGATAGTCCCTTCGCTTCATCCATCCCGAGCGGCGCCGATGCCGTCGTGCCGGTGTCCGTATTGAACCGCGCAATCGGCACGATGCTCGAGCGCTCGTTTCCGCTCGTGTGGGTATCGGGCGAAGTGTCGAACTTCACGCGCGCCGCCAGCGGCCACTGGTACTTCTCGATCAAGGATGCCCAAGCGCAGATGCGCTGCGTGATGTTCCGCGGCCGCGCGCAGTACGCGGAGTTCACGCCGCGCGAAGGCGATCGCATCGAGGTGCGCGCGCTCGTCACGATGTACGAGCCGCGCGGCGAATTGCAGCTCAACGTCGAAGCGGTGCGCCGCACCGGTCAGGGGCGCCTGTACGAAGCGTTTTTGAAGCTGAAGGCACAGCTCGAAGCCGAGGGCCTCTTTGCCGCCGAGCGCAAGCGGCCGCTGCCCGCGCATCCGCGCTCGATCGGCATCGTCACGTCGCTGCAGGCGGCCGCGCTGCGCGATGTGCTGACCACGCTTTCGCGTCGCGCGCCGCATATTCCGGTGATCGTTTATCCGGCGCCGGTGCAAGGTGTGGGCGTGGGCGCGAGGCTCGCGGCGATGGTCGAAACGGCGAACGCGCGGCGCGAAGTCGACGTGTTGATCGTGTGCCGCGGCGGCGGATCGATCGAAGACCTTTGGGCGTTCAACGAGGAAGTGCTCGCGCGCGCGATCGCGGCGAGCGAGGTGCCAGTCGTGAGCGGCGTCGGTCACGAAACGGACTTCACGATTGCCGACTTCGCCGCCGATGTCCGTGCGCCGACGCCGACCGGCGCGGCTGAACTCGTGAGCCCGCAGCGCGTGCTGTTGCTACGCGATCTCGACCATCGGCACGCCGCACTCGCGCGCGGCTTCGGCCGCATGATGGAGCGTCGTGCGCAACAGCTCGACTGGCTTGCGCGACGTCTCGTGTCGCCGGCTGAGAGGCTCGCGCGGCAACGTACGCATTTGCATCAGTTGAGCGTGCGGCTCGCGTCGGCAGGCGCGCGACCGGTTCGCGACGCGCGTGCGCGCTTTGCCTTGCTGCGCATGCGCTGGCAGCGCTGGTGTCCGGACGTGACCGTGCACCGCAGCGCATTGGCCCGACTCGACGAACGCTTGCGCAATGCGTTCGTGCGGCGGCATGAACGCGATGCCGCGCATATCGCGGCGCTCGCCGCGCGGCTCGAAGTGCTGAGTCCGCAACGCACGTTCGAGCGCGGATATGCCGCGCTACTCGATGCGCAAAACGGCCGCGCGGTGCGTGCGCCGACGGCCCTGAAACCGGGACGCCGCCTGACCGTGCATCTCGCGGAAGGCTCGGCGGACATTGCGCTATCCGATGTGCAGCCGCGTCTGACGGAAGGGTTCTAG
- the lpxK gene encoding tetraacyldisaccharide 4'-kinase, with product MNELRTRIESTIAREWQRRGPFAWVLSPLACVFGAIAAARRGAFAAGWLERVNVGVPVVVVGNVTVGGTGKTPTVIALVEALRAAGFTPGVVSRGYGARVRTPTAVTSASAVSQAGDEPLLIARRTGVPVWVCPDRVAAARALIAAHRDVDVIVSDDGLQHYRLARDVELVVFDHRLGGNGFLLPAGPLRESLSRRRDATLVNSPYERTLPPWPNTYALQLTPGDAWHLDNPHLRRPLAQFTGVRVLAAAGIGAPERFFATLRAAGIAPDTRALPDHYAFAANPFADVEADAILVTEKDAVKLGAWRDARIWVVPVEAALDHRLIESVVEKLRGRPSA from the coding sequence ATGAACGAACTGCGAACTCGCATCGAGTCCACCATCGCGCGCGAGTGGCAGCGGCGCGGTCCGTTCGCCTGGGTGCTGTCGCCGCTGGCCTGCGTGTTCGGCGCCATCGCGGCCGCGCGCCGCGGCGCGTTCGCGGCGGGCTGGCTCGAGCGGGTCAACGTCGGCGTGCCGGTCGTCGTAGTCGGCAACGTCACCGTCGGCGGCACCGGCAAAACGCCGACTGTCATCGCGCTCGTCGAAGCGCTGCGCGCGGCAGGCTTCACGCCCGGCGTCGTATCGCGCGGCTACGGCGCGCGCGTGCGCACGCCGACCGCCGTGACCTCCGCGTCGGCAGTCTCGCAAGCCGGCGACGAGCCGCTTCTGATCGCGCGCCGCACCGGCGTGCCGGTGTGGGTCTGCCCCGACCGCGTCGCGGCCGCGCGGGCATTGATCGCCGCGCATCGCGACGTCGACGTGATCGTCAGCGATGACGGACTGCAGCACTATCGTCTCGCGCGCGACGTCGAACTCGTCGTGTTCGATCATCGCTTGGGTGGCAACGGTTTTCTGCTGCCGGCCGGTCCGCTGCGCGAATCGCTGTCGCGGCGCCGCGATGCGACGCTCGTCAACAGCCCCTACGAACGCACGCTGCCGCCCTGGCCCAATACGTACGCGCTGCAATTGACGCCCGGCGATGCGTGGCATCTCGACAATCCGCATCTGCGCCGGCCGCTTGCGCAATTCACCGGTGTCAGGGTGCTGGCCGCGGCAGGCATCGGCGCCCCCGAGCGCTTCTTCGCCACGCTGCGCGCGGCCGGCATTGCGCCCGATACGCGCGCATTACCCGACCACTACGCGTTCGCCGCCAATCCATTTGCCGATGTCGAGGCCGATGCGATCCTGGTTACCGAAAAGGATGCGGTAAAATTAGGGGCTTGGCGTGACGCGCGAATCTGGGTCGTTCCGGTCGAAGCCGCGCTCGATCATCGCCTTATCGAATCCGTTGTGGAGAAACTCCGTGGACGCCCGTCTGCTTGA
- a CDS encoding Trm112 family protein, with protein sequence MDARLLEILVCPICKGPLSYDRSAQELICNADKLAYPIRDGIPVMLVEEARQTVEGTPVDLNPGSVA encoded by the coding sequence GTGGACGCCCGTCTGCTTGAAATCCTCGTCTGCCCGATCTGCAAGGGCCCGCTCAGCTACGATCGTTCGGCGCAAGAACTCATCTGCAACGCCGACAAGCTCGCCTACCCCATTCGTGATGGCATCCCCGTCATGCTCGTCGAAGAGGCGCGGCAGACCGTCGAAGGCACACCCGTCGATCTCAACCCGGGGTCGGTTGCGTGA
- the kdsB gene encoding 3-deoxy-manno-octulosonate cytidylyltransferase: MSGSSVAAPPFIAVVPARLASTRLPNKPLADLGGKPMVVRVAERARESGAQQVLIATDSPQVLEAAREHGFDAMLTRADHPSGTDRLAEVAVQHGWSDETIVVNVQGDEPLIDPALVRGVASHLAVNEGCAIATAAHPISDPTEVFNPNVVKVVLDARGVALYFSRAPIPWARDAWQPQSPAQLPNLAAMPAPPASATVYRHIGLYAYRAKFLRTFPSLTLSPIEQTEALEQLRAMWHGERIAVLVTPDTPLPGVDTPADLARVQALFGSSV; the protein is encoded by the coding sequence ATGAGCGGTTCGTCTGTCGCCGCCCCGCCCTTCATCGCCGTCGTTCCGGCCCGTCTCGCTTCCACCCGCTTACCGAACAAGCCGCTCGCCGACCTCGGCGGCAAGCCGATGGTCGTGCGCGTGGCTGAACGCGCGCGCGAGTCGGGCGCGCAGCAGGTGCTGATCGCAACCGATTCACCGCAGGTGCTCGAGGCCGCTCGCGAACACGGCTTCGACGCGATGCTGACGCGCGCCGATCATCCGTCCGGTACCGACCGGCTCGCCGAAGTCGCAGTGCAGCATGGATGGAGCGACGAAACGATCGTCGTCAACGTGCAAGGCGACGAACCGCTGATCGATCCGGCGCTCGTGCGCGGCGTTGCGTCGCACCTCGCAGTAAACGAAGGCTGTGCGATCGCAACCGCCGCGCATCCGATCAGCGATCCCACGGAAGTGTTCAATCCGAACGTCGTGAAGGTCGTGCTCGACGCACGCGGCGTTGCGCTTTACTTCTCGCGCGCGCCGATTCCCTGGGCACGCGATGCGTGGCAACCGCAATCGCCCGCGCAGTTGCCCAATCTCGCCGCGATGCCCGCGCCGCCTGCGTCCGCGACGGTCTACCGGCATATCGGCCTCTATGCGTACCGCGCGAAATTTCTGCGTACGTTTCCGTCGCTGACCCTTTCGCCGATCGAGCAGACCGAGGCGCTCGAGCAGCTGCGCGCGATGTGGCATGGCGAACGGATCGCGGTGCTCGTTACGCCCGATACGCCGCTGCCGGGCGTCGATACACCGGCCGACCTGGCGCGCGTGCAGGCGCTTTTCGGGTCGTCAGTGTAA
- the adk gene encoding adenylate kinase — MRLILLGAPGAGKGTQANFIKDKFGIPQISTGDMLRAAVKAGTPLGIEAKRYMDAGELVTDELIINLVKERLLEPDCKNGYLFDGFPRTLPQAEAMKQAGVAIDYVVEIDVPFDEIIVRMSGRRVHAPSGRTYHVKFNPPKVANVDDVTGEPLIQRDDDKEETVRKRLDVYVAQTKPLIDYYQAWAQKGDPSTTLKAPAYRRISGLGTVDEIRTRVFDALK; from the coding sequence ATGCGTTTGATCCTGTTGGGCGCGCCCGGAGCGGGCAAGGGCACCCAGGCAAACTTCATCAAGGACAAGTTCGGCATTCCGCAGATTTCGACGGGCGACATGCTGCGCGCTGCGGTGAAGGCCGGTACCCCGCTTGGCATCGAAGCGAAGCGCTATATGGATGCCGGCGAACTCGTCACCGATGAACTGATCATCAACCTCGTGAAGGAACGCCTGCTCGAGCCGGACTGCAAGAACGGCTATCTGTTCGACGGCTTTCCGCGCACGCTGCCGCAGGCCGAAGCGATGAAGCAGGCGGGCGTCGCGATCGACTACGTGGTCGAGATCGACGTGCCGTTCGACGAGATCATCGTGCGGATGAGCGGCCGCCGCGTGCATGCGCCGTCGGGCCGCACGTATCACGTCAAGTTCAATCCGCCGAAGGTCGCGAACGTCGACGACGTGACCGGCGAGCCGCTGATCCAGCGCGACGACGACAAGGAAGAAACCGTGCGCAAACGTCTGGATGTCTATGTCGCGCAGACGAAACCGCTGATCGACTACTACCAGGCCTGGGCGCAGAAAGGCGATCCATCCACGACGCTGAAGGCGCCGGCGTATCGGCGTATCTCGGGGCTCGGCACGGTCGATGAAATTCGCACGCGCGTATTCGATGCATTGAAGTAA